Proteins from a genomic interval of Pseudodesulfovibrio nedwellii:
- a CDS encoding VOC family protein codes for MNPSTISPCIIVADARLARDFYCTHFNATIWFDSGWYVNFKFGEDGPTLQFMEPQSPEQETFKGGLTYNMALQSSSLVDATHDRLVEAGLPIIMPLEDHPWGDRGFATLDPYGVALYIYADIEPSAEFQQYFK; via the coding sequence ATGAATCCGTCGACAATTTCGCCCTGTATCATTGTTGCTGATGCGAGGCTTGCCCGAGATTTTTATTGTACTCATTTTAATGCCACCATCTGGTTTGATAGTGGGTGGTATGTCAATTTCAAGTTTGGTGAGGATGGTCCCACATTACAGTTCATGGAGCCTCAATCTCCTGAGCAGGAAACTTTTAAGGGGGGACTCACGTACAATATGGCGTTGCAGTCTAGCTCTTTGGTCGATGCAACGCATGATCGACTGGTCGAGGCCGGTTTGCCGATTATTATGCCACTTGAGGATCATCCGTGGGGCGACCGAGGATTTGCCACTTTGGATCCGTATGGAGTTGCGCTCTATATTTACGCAGACATCGAACCCAGTGCGGAATTCCAGCAGTACTTCAAGTAG
- a CDS encoding iron ABC transporter substrate-binding protein, which yields MKNCICVALLILTLVTSAIASSDTRPVTDGANRTVQVPKDVQRVICSGPGCLRLLTYLQAQSMVVAVDDIESETSPYDARPYAMANPQFTGMPMFGEFRGHDNPELILTLEPQPQVIFKTYANKMGYDPIELQQKTGIPVVTLTYGNLGKLRPQFYQALRTMAEVIGKQERAEEVIAYFEAEIAELKKRTTDIAEEGRPSVFIGGVAFKGPHGFQSTEPAYPPFAFINANNLAYNKGLTGKELSHSDVSKEMIVAWNPDILFLDLMTMQLGNKAGGLYELRNDPAYRSLTAVSEGKVYGVLPYNCYSKNYGSILANAFYIGKLLYPDRFTDVDPIKKADEIYQFLVGKPVFELVNQLFQGYVFTPVPVN from the coding sequence GTGAAAAATTGTATATGCGTTGCTCTGCTTATTCTGACTCTAGTCACATCGGCAATAGCCTCTTCAGACACTCGACCCGTCACTGATGGTGCCAACCGAACTGTCCAAGTGCCAAAAGATGTCCAACGCGTCATTTGTTCAGGTCCCGGATGTCTTCGCCTTCTGACATATCTTCAAGCACAATCAATGGTTGTAGCTGTTGACGATATTGAATCAGAAACCAGCCCTTACGATGCACGCCCCTATGCAATGGCCAATCCTCAATTCACTGGTATGCCCATGTTTGGAGAGTTTCGTGGCCACGACAATCCCGAATTGATACTGACCCTTGAACCTCAACCTCAGGTCATTTTTAAAACATATGCAAACAAAATGGGATACGACCCGATAGAACTTCAGCAAAAAACCGGAATCCCGGTGGTAACACTCACTTACGGCAACCTTGGCAAACTCCGCCCGCAATTTTACCAGGCACTCCGCACCATGGCAGAAGTCATCGGGAAACAAGAGAGAGCAGAAGAAGTCATCGCCTACTTTGAAGCAGAGATTGCCGAGCTTAAAAAAAGAACAACAGACATTGCTGAAGAAGGTCGTCCCAGTGTTTTCATTGGCGGTGTCGCCTTCAAAGGACCTCATGGGTTCCAATCCACTGAACCCGCCTACCCACCATTCGCTTTCATCAATGCAAACAATCTCGCATACAACAAAGGTCTTACCGGCAAAGAACTTAGCCATTCTGATGTATCCAAGGAAATGATAGTAGCCTGGAACCCGGATATTTTGTTCCTTGACCTCATGACCATGCAACTAGGCAACAAGGCTGGAGGACTGTATGAGCTGCGGAATGACCCCGCATACCGTAGCCTGACCGCCGTCTCCGAAGGCAAAGTCTATGGAGTACTGCCCTATAACTGCTATTCAAAAAACTACGGCTCCATTTTGGCCAATGCCTTTTACATCGGAAAGCTTCTTTACCCCGACCGGTTCACCGACGTCGATCCAATAAAAAAGGCAGACGAAATTTATCAATTCCTCGTGGGTAAACCTGTCTTTGAATTAGTAAACCAACTTTTTCAGGGATATGTATTCACCCCGGTTCCGGTAAACTAA
- a CDS encoding efflux RND transporter periplasmic adaptor subunit, with translation MRKVIVFCLLLTVALAGCKEEIKRVESIRPVRVFTVESATAQESRTFPGKVKATREASLAFRVAGQIIKLNVKEGDPVKQGQLIAMLDQRDFQAAVADLQARLVGAKSVLNEAKLNIDRNRKLLDDKIIAQSAFDAAQSKYETSRSEVLSLEQSLRRARLNLQYTRLEAPFSGIIAEKIPSNHEYVQAKEVIVQLADTSALDVVIDIPENIWIKAFKTGDANLQGFKARFESYPDKLFPVRIKEYQTNANPQTQTYEVTLTMNNAQGLGIHPGMTVEIVGSVPEEISAASVTIPFSSVVGEVEGDKYVWVLDSNSSVEKRKIEVEKIIQDMFRVTGDIQPGDLLIVAGVNYLREGQKVKVLNGRIGGRE, from the coding sequence ATGAGAAAAGTCATCGTATTCTGCCTGTTGCTCACCGTTGCACTGGCAGGCTGCAAAGAAGAAATCAAGAGAGTAGAATCCATCCGGCCGGTCCGCGTCTTCACCGTTGAAAGTGCGACTGCGCAGGAGTCACGAACTTTTCCTGGCAAAGTGAAAGCGACACGTGAAGCCAGCCTCGCATTTCGCGTCGCAGGGCAAATTATAAAATTGAATGTGAAAGAAGGTGACCCCGTCAAGCAGGGCCAACTCATTGCCATGCTCGACCAACGTGATTTTCAAGCTGCCGTAGCTGACCTTCAAGCCCGTCTTGTTGGAGCAAAGTCGGTCCTGAACGAAGCCAAGCTCAACATTGACCGTAACCGCAAACTTCTTGACGATAAAATCATTGCCCAGTCAGCGTTTGACGCTGCGCAATCCAAGTATGAAACCAGCCGATCCGAGGTTCTCTCCCTTGAGCAGTCACTGCGACGAGCGCGACTCAATCTGCAATACACCAGATTGGAAGCTCCGTTCAGTGGAATCATTGCCGAAAAGATCCCATCCAATCACGAATACGTCCAAGCCAAAGAAGTCATTGTCCAGTTGGCCGATACTTCCGCATTGGATGTTGTTATTGATATCCCGGAAAACATTTGGATCAAGGCCTTCAAAACAGGCGACGCCAATCTCCAAGGATTTAAGGCACGTTTCGAATCATATCCGGACAAACTCTTCCCTGTCCGTATCAAGGAATACCAGACCAACGCTAACCCGCAGACCCAAACCTACGAAGTGACTCTGACCATGAATAATGCGCAGGGACTTGGAATCCACCCCGGTATGACCGTAGAAATTGTGGGAAGTGTCCCCGAAGAGATAAGCGCCGCCTCCGTAACCATTCCGTTTTCATCAGTAGTTGGTGAAGTCGAAGGCGACAAGTATGTCTGGGTTCTTGACAGCAATAGCTCCGTGGAAAAACGGAAAATCGAAGTTGAAAAAATTATTCAGGATATGTTCCGCGTTACCGGTGACATTCAACCCGGCGATCTCCTCATCGTAGCTGGAGTCAACTACCTGCGTGAAGGTCAAAAAGTAAAAGTGCTTAATGGTCGAATCGGAGGCCGCGAATAA
- a CDS encoding TetR family transcriptional regulator has translation MNKKEHILKTAARLFAMRTFDTVGIRDIAREADVNSAMVSYYFGSKTGLLREIFSRFSNLFLSEAKRCMNRSLNPHELIKNFVPTVLENARSNRDLYLIGLRELNHDSEELQDLRDEIISESLENYKENFERLGINRPRLDGIPGLGFTVIIGAVFSDYLLGGGSCIDDEKMVGEYADAIVEILQKGLTGYWA, from the coding sequence ATGAACAAGAAGGAACACATACTCAAAACAGCGGCGAGACTGTTTGCCATGCGCACCTTTGATACGGTGGGCATCCGCGACATCGCCAGAGAGGCAGACGTCAATAGCGCCATGGTTTCCTATTACTTCGGGAGCAAAACAGGCTTGCTGCGAGAGATTTTCTCTCGATTCTCCAATTTGTTCCTCAGTGAAGCCAAACGTTGCATGAATAGGTCTCTTAACCCCCATGAGTTAATTAAAAATTTTGTACCAACAGTACTGGAAAACGCCCGATCAAACCGCGATCTCTACCTCATCGGCCTGCGCGAATTAAACCACGATTCTGAAGAATTACAGGATCTTAGAGACGAGATCATCAGCGAGTCACTGGAAAATTACAAAGAAAACTTTGAACGACTGGGAATCAACAGACCACGATTAGACGGTATTCCGGGACTGGGTTTCACAGTCATTATCGGTGCCGTTTTTTCTGACTATCTACTCGGCGGAGGCAGTTGTATCGACGACGAAAAAATGGTCGGAGAATATGCAGATGCGATTGTAGAAATTCTTCAAAAAGGCCTCACTGGATACTGGGCGTAA
- a CDS encoding NAD kinase, whose amino-acid sequence MTEKEIRKIACVASDAPKAQKGLAILAERYPLTDVADADVLVALGGDGFMLQTIHEHMDTGLPIYGMNRGTIGFLLNQFNPDNLLGRLNAAQVHALNPLVMSAFTVDGQQVSALAFNEVALLRYSQQSANIRVSINGKQRLENLVCDGIMVATPAGSTAYNLSARGPIIPLGSNVLALTPVSPFRPRRWNGALLPHSASVEFEILDAKRRPVGASADSFEVRDVAHITIKEDHSRPACILFDPDHSLEERIFNEQFVL is encoded by the coding sequence ATGACAGAAAAAGAGATCAGGAAAATCGCCTGTGTGGCGTCGGATGCCCCCAAGGCTCAGAAAGGGCTCGCTATCCTGGCTGAACGCTACCCGCTGACGGACGTTGCCGATGCTGATGTATTGGTTGCTTTGGGCGGTGACGGCTTCATGCTCCAGACCATCCACGAGCACATGGATACCGGCCTGCCCATTTATGGCATGAACCGGGGCACCATAGGCTTCCTGCTCAATCAGTTCAATCCCGACAACCTGTTGGGACGACTCAACGCGGCACAGGTACATGCTCTCAATCCGTTGGTCATGTCCGCCTTTACGGTGGATGGCCAACAGGTTTCCGCATTGGCCTTCAATGAGGTAGCCCTGCTCCGCTATTCACAGCAGTCAGCCAACATCAGGGTGTCCATCAACGGCAAACAACGTCTGGAAAACCTTGTTTGTGATGGCATTATGGTGGCGACCCCTGCAGGCTCTACCGCATACAATCTGTCCGCACGTGGACCAATCATCCCGCTCGGGTCCAATGTCCTTGCCCTGACACCGGTCAGCCCGTTCCGGCCCCGCCGCTGGAACGGCGCACTTCTGCCCCACTCGGCCAGCGTTGAATTTGAGATATTGGATGCCAAACGCCGCCCCGTTGGTGCGTCAGCAGATTCTTTCGAAGTCCGTGATGTCGCGCACATCACGATCAAGGAAGACCATTCCCGTCCGGCCTGCATCCTTTTTGACCCGGATCACTCACTTGAGGAACGCATTTTCAACGAACAATTTGTCCTTTAA
- a CDS encoding citrate synthase produces the protein MTPDQKATLTIGDATYELPIIVGTENEHAIDITGLRSETGFITYDPGYANTGSCSSNITFVDGEKGILRYRGYPIEELAAQGTFIETAYLLIFGELPTRAQRQEFRQLLDEQELLHEDLRHHFEGFPSNGHPMAILSAVINALGCYHPDLLQINTEDEFLRAAAKIISKVRTIAAWSYRKAHGLPFMYPDPKLTYCRNFLHMMHSFPHRPFEPTDAQVRALSLFFLLHADHEQNCSCSTVRMVQSTEANMFASVSAGICALWGRLHGGANAGVISMLEQINEGDLSVKQCIERVKQKEFRLMGFGHRIYKSFDPRAKILREAAHNMLESTGYSDPLLDIALELADTALNDEYFTERKLYPNVDFYSGIILRALGIPVNMFPVMFAIGRMPGWIAHWNEANTDGVTKIHRPRQIYTGLAPRKYVPLDSRL, from the coding sequence ATGACACCGGATCAGAAAGCCACGCTGACCATAGGGGATGCAACCTATGAGCTGCCCATTATCGTGGGCACGGAAAATGAGCACGCAATCGACATCACTGGCCTCCGTTCCGAGACCGGCTTCATCACCTACGATCCAGGCTACGCCAACACGGGATCATGCTCCAGCAACATCACCTTTGTTGATGGCGAAAAAGGCATTCTCCGATACCGAGGCTATCCCATCGAGGAGCTTGCGGCCCAAGGCACTTTCATAGAGACCGCCTACCTGTTGATTTTCGGAGAACTGCCGACCCGCGCCCAACGTCAGGAATTTCGCCAACTCCTCGACGAACAAGAATTACTCCATGAAGACTTGCGCCACCACTTCGAAGGCTTTCCATCCAACGGACATCCCATGGCTATCCTGTCCGCAGTCATCAACGCACTTGGCTGTTATCATCCTGATCTGCTGCAAATCAATACGGAAGATGAATTTCTCCGGGCTGCTGCCAAGATTATTTCCAAGGTGCGTACCATCGCAGCCTGGTCCTATCGCAAGGCGCACGGCCTGCCGTTCATGTACCCGGACCCCAAGCTGACATACTGCCGCAACTTCCTGCACATGATGCACTCTTTCCCACACAGACCATTTGAGCCAACCGATGCTCAGGTACGTGCGCTGTCACTTTTCTTCCTGCTCCATGCAGACCATGAACAAAACTGCTCATGCTCCACCGTACGCATGGTTCAGTCCACCGAAGCCAATATGTTCGCTTCAGTTTCCGCAGGCATCTGCGCACTCTGGGGCCGTCTGCATGGCGGAGCCAACGCAGGCGTGATCTCCATGCTCGAACAGATCAATGAAGGAGATCTGTCCGTCAAGCAGTGCATCGAGCGAGTCAAGCAAAAGGAATTCCGGCTCATGGGATTCGGCCACCGCATCTACAAATCATTCGATCCACGTGCCAAAATACTGCGCGAGGCAGCCCATAACATGCTCGAATCCACAGGGTACAGTGACCCGCTGCTCGACATTGCACTGGAACTCGCAGATACTGCCTTGAATGATGAATACTTTACCGAACGAAAACTCTATCCCAACGTGGATTTCTATTCCGGCATCATCCTGCGCGCACTCGGCATCCCAGTGAACATGTTCCCTGTAATGTTTGCCATTGGCCGCATGCCTGGTTGGATAGCCCACTGGAATGAGGCCAACACCGACGGCGTCACCAAGATTCACCGTCCGCGCCAGATTTACACAGGTCTTGCCCCGCGCAAATATGTCCCGTTGGATTCACGACTGTAG
- a CDS encoding efflux RND transporter permease subunit — MNLAELSIRKKTITLVLTACFLVGGALSFLNMSRLEDPEFTIKDALIITNYPGATPEEVTNEVTDVIESAAQELGQLDTVESINNPGQSIVTVEVQDKYGHEKLQQVWDELRRKVNDAQVQLPPGAETSMVIDDFGDVYGILLSVSGDGYPQQDIQDFADYLRKQLLLVEGVAKITIWGSQPEKVYVEISRARMSRMGLSLDSVYNALSQRNLVVPAGNVRVDREYIKISPTGTIDSVKSLGDLLIKDNASGRLVPLRDIAEISRGYSDTPTQIMRYNGDNSVSLGISSVSGGNVVDLGSAVNAKLDELQNQTPVGMKIDKVYYQPKRVENAVSSFALNLAEAVAIVIVVLLLFMGMQSGLLIGIILLITICGSFIFIKMAGVALERISLGALIIALGMLVDNAIVVVEGLLIRYQQGMNRLQAAVEVVNQNKWPLLGATIVAIMAFAGIGLSEDSVGEFCRSLFIVLCISLSMSWITAVTVTPLLCHMFLHPKVSSNKDPYGGKLYRIYKKFLVLCMHHRTTTVLCLVVMLSLAIYGFGFVKQSFFPASTQPRFLIHYWMPQGTDIRTTSNDIHQIEKMLMEDKNIISVTSFVGQGGPRFILTYSPEKTNAAYGLLLVEVEDYHQIESIMAKYQGEIENSFPDAEPKFKKFRLGPGRDASIEVRFSGPDTKILKRLSTQAQDIMYASGNAQGIRDNWRQEVKIIHPVMAEAQARLAGITRPGLSKALNMFFDGTTVGVYREGDKLLPIVVRPPENERMEVRELGNVRVFSPTAGQMIPVEEVVSEFKTEMAFGTLKTRNRLLTITASCDPAEGLPSVLFKALRPQIEDIELPPGYIMEWGGEYEDSTDAQTSLAGSLLVPTIIMVLVTIMLFNNLRNPLIIWLTVPLAIIGVTVGLLITGEPFGFMALLGFLSLSGMLIKNAVVLLDQIKLELEGGKEPYHAIVDSAVSRIRPVAMAAATTILGMLPLMLDPFFSSMAVTIMSGLAFATVLTLIVVPLFFAMFHKVKNSA; from the coding sequence ATGAACCTTGCAGAACTCTCCATTCGCAAGAAGACCATTACTTTGGTTCTTACGGCTTGCTTCCTTGTAGGCGGTGCACTTTCCTTCCTGAATATGTCCAGATTGGAAGACCCTGAATTCACCATCAAGGACGCCCTCATTATCACCAACTACCCTGGAGCCACACCGGAAGAAGTAACCAATGAAGTCACCGATGTCATTGAAAGTGCGGCTCAGGAGTTAGGACAGCTTGATACTGTCGAATCAATTAATAACCCAGGCCAGTCCATTGTCACCGTAGAAGTACAAGACAAATACGGCCATGAAAAACTCCAGCAAGTCTGGGATGAACTTCGCCGTAAGGTCAATGACGCGCAGGTTCAACTGCCTCCTGGAGCCGAAACATCCATGGTCATTGATGACTTTGGCGATGTATACGGGATTTTGCTCTCCGTTTCGGGAGATGGGTATCCGCAACAGGATATTCAGGATTTTGCCGATTACCTCAGGAAACAACTCCTCCTAGTTGAGGGGGTAGCAAAGATCACTATTTGGGGCAGTCAGCCCGAAAAAGTCTATGTGGAGATTTCCCGTGCACGTATGAGCCGCATGGGACTTTCACTAGATTCGGTCTACAACGCATTGTCACAACGTAACCTCGTGGTCCCCGCCGGTAATGTCCGAGTTGACAGGGAATACATAAAGATATCTCCCACTGGCACCATCGATTCCGTCAAAAGTCTTGGCGACCTGCTTATCAAGGACAACGCCAGTGGCAGACTTGTCCCGCTTCGCGATATAGCTGAAATTAGCCGAGGGTATTCCGACACTCCTACACAAATCATGCGATATAACGGCGATAATTCCGTATCGCTCGGCATATCCTCAGTTTCAGGTGGCAACGTTGTTGACCTCGGCTCTGCCGTCAATGCCAAGCTGGACGAACTCCAGAACCAGACGCCGGTAGGCATGAAAATCGACAAAGTATACTATCAGCCCAAACGAGTGGAGAACGCTGTCAGCTCCTTTGCCTTGAACCTCGCCGAAGCCGTGGCTATCGTTATTGTCGTACTGCTCCTGTTCATGGGAATGCAATCTGGCTTGCTCATTGGGATCATCCTGCTCATCACTATTTGTGGCTCCTTCATATTCATTAAAATGGCCGGCGTCGCTTTGGAACGCATTTCCCTTGGAGCACTCATCATCGCACTAGGTATGCTGGTCGACAACGCTATCGTCGTCGTGGAAGGTTTGCTCATCCGCTATCAACAGGGAATGAATCGGCTTCAAGCGGCCGTAGAAGTCGTCAATCAAAACAAATGGCCATTGCTTGGGGCAACCATCGTAGCCATTATGGCCTTTGCCGGAATCGGCCTCAGCGAAGACAGCGTCGGTGAATTCTGCAGATCTTTGTTCATCGTCCTCTGTATTTCGCTCTCCATGAGTTGGATTACCGCCGTCACGGTCACGCCTTTGCTCTGTCACATGTTCCTGCATCCCAAAGTCTCATCGAACAAAGACCCCTATGGCGGAAAACTCTATCGCATATACAAAAAGTTTCTTGTTTTATGCATGCATCACCGAACAACGACCGTTCTTTGTCTGGTCGTCATGCTCTCCCTGGCTATTTACGGATTCGGCTTTGTCAAACAAAGCTTCTTTCCAGCCTCAACACAGCCACGCTTCCTGATCCACTATTGGATGCCGCAAGGGACGGATATCAGAACCACCAGCAATGATATTCATCAAATAGAAAAAATGCTGATGGAAGATAAAAATATCATTTCCGTCACTTCCTTCGTGGGGCAAGGCGGTCCTCGCTTTATCCTCACCTACAGCCCAGAAAAGACAAATGCGGCATACGGCCTACTACTCGTTGAAGTGGAAGACTATCATCAGATCGAATCCATCATGGCTAAATATCAAGGAGAAATTGAGAACTCATTCCCTGATGCAGAACCGAAATTCAAAAAATTCCGTCTCGGCCCTGGCCGTGACGCCTCCATTGAAGTCCGTTTCAGTGGCCCGGATACAAAAATCCTCAAACGACTCTCCACTCAGGCTCAGGACATCATGTACGCCAGCGGGAATGCGCAAGGCATCCGCGACAACTGGCGACAGGAAGTCAAGATTATCCATCCGGTCATGGCTGAAGCCCAGGCCCGTTTGGCTGGTATCACTCGCCCCGGACTGTCCAAAGCCTTGAATATGTTCTTTGACGGCACCACGGTCGGCGTCTATCGAGAAGGCGACAAACTGCTTCCCATCGTAGTTCGACCTCCTGAAAACGAACGAATGGAAGTCAGGGAACTCGGCAACGTACGCGTCTTCAGTCCCACCGCCGGACAGATGATTCCAGTGGAGGAAGTGGTCTCCGAATTCAAGACTGAAATGGCTTTCGGAACTCTCAAAACACGGAACCGCTTGCTGACCATAACCGCATCCTGTGATCCGGCTGAAGGTCTGCCGTCAGTTCTGTTCAAAGCCCTAAGGCCTCAAATCGAAGATATCGAACTGCCGCCAGGGTATATCATGGAATGGGGTGGTGAATATGAGGATTCCACAGACGCCCAAACGAGTCTCGCTGGCTCACTCCTCGTCCCCACCATCATCATGGTGCTCGTAACGATTATGCTATTCAACAACCTGCGCAATCCACTGATCATATGGTTGACTGTGCCGCTGGCCATCATCGGGGTTACCGTAGGATTATTGATTACAGGTGAACCATTTGGATTCATGGCCCTGCTCGGATTCCTCAGTCTGTCAGGTATGCTCATTAAAAACGCGGTCGTCCTCCTTGATCAGATCAAACTAGAACTGGAGGGCGGCAAGGAACCATATCATGCCATCGTGGATTCGGCTGTCAGCCGTATTCGTCCAGTGGCAATGGCTGCCGCAACGACAATCCTTGGCATGCTCCCATTGATGCTCGACCCATTCTTTTCATCAATGGCAGTCACCATTATGTCCGGCCTGGCTTTTGCCACGGTCCTGACTCTGATAGTTGTGCCGCTCTTTTTCGCCATGTTCCACAAGGTAAAAAACTCGGCATAA
- a CDS encoding DEAD/DEAH box helicase — translation MENENLNPDTGNEEGIDETGIPGITFEELPEKMAEACNRAGWDKLMPVQEKAMPYLLNGQDVMVQARTGSGKTGAFVLPLIEKLNANSPKCQTLVMVPTRELAKQVAQEARMLAGDNGIKVVAVYGGVGYKEQLDAFRDGAQLVVGTPGRILDHLMRRNLILDDLKVLIFDEADRMLSVGFYPDMVEVKRYLPRNLIGSFMFSATFPPSVLRLAEDFMVKPEFLSLSSDETNVSAISHQFVEVQAMGKERKLIKLIELENPSSAIIFSNTKRNVEFTAALLSQFGFDAEGLTSDLTQNKRERLMTQIKEGKLRFLVATDVAARGIDIPELSHVFMMEPPEDPESYVHRAGRTGRAGATGTAITLVDVIQKMELERIATRFKITFEEMKDPTEEDVTAIIEERLTAILEKRFRKLTNIQQERVSRFLPLAKKYSKDEESLALLAMLLDELYQPTLHGKPVDPTLAKEPSGNSRPTKNTPARKPQKREEKPAPRERTVAKRAPKPKETEKPVKKQPAKEKLASEPIREPAPREQLQAEDETASKSRPKPRRRRRRRKKPSSS, via the coding sequence ATGGAAAATGAAAATCTGAATCCCGACACCGGGAACGAAGAAGGGATAGATGAAACAGGTATCCCTGGAATAACTTTTGAGGAACTGCCTGAAAAAATGGCAGAAGCATGCAACCGTGCAGGCTGGGATAAACTCATGCCAGTGCAGGAAAAAGCAATGCCGTACTTGTTGAATGGACAGGATGTCATGGTCCAAGCCCGGACAGGTTCCGGCAAAACGGGCGCTTTCGTACTCCCGCTCATCGAGAAACTCAATGCTAACAGCCCGAAATGTCAAACCTTGGTCATGGTTCCGACTCGAGAACTGGCTAAACAGGTAGCGCAGGAAGCGCGTATGCTAGCTGGCGACAATGGTATCAAAGTCGTGGCCGTGTACGGCGGTGTGGGCTATAAAGAACAGCTCGATGCATTTCGCGACGGTGCCCAACTCGTCGTCGGCACTCCCGGTCGTATTCTGGACCACCTCATGCGCCGTAACCTGATCCTTGACGACCTCAAGGTCCTAATTTTCGATGAAGCAGACCGTATGTTGTCGGTCGGTTTCTACCCTGACATGGTGGAAGTAAAACGGTATCTGCCACGCAATTTAATCGGTTCTTTCATGTTCTCCGCCACCTTCCCGCCATCTGTTTTGCGATTGGCCGAAGACTTCATGGTCAAACCGGAATTCCTGAGCCTCTCCTCTGACGAGACCAACGTTTCAGCCATCTCCCACCAATTCGTGGAAGTGCAAGCCATGGGCAAGGAACGCAAGCTCATCAAACTCATTGAGCTGGAAAATCCTTCCTCTGCCATCATCTTTTCCAACACCAAACGCAACGTGGAATTCACCGCCGCCCTGCTCTCCCAGTTCGGATTCGACGCTGAAGGTTTGACCTCGGATTTGACGCAGAATAAACGCGAACGCCTCATGACACAAATCAAGGAAGGCAAATTACGCTTCCTCGTTGCCACGGACGTTGCTGCACGCGGCATCGACATCCCGGAACTTTCCCATGTCTTCATGATGGAACCACCAGAAGATCCTGAATCTTACGTACATCGTGCTGGCCGCACAGGTCGTGCTGGAGCCACAGGCACCGCCATCACTCTGGTTGACGTCATCCAAAAGATGGAACTGGAACGCATCGCCACCCGGTTCAAGATCACTTTTGAGGAGATGAAGGACCCCACAGAAGAAGATGTAACCGCTATCATTGAGGAACGACTCACCGCCATTCTTGAAAAACGTTTCCGCAAATTGACCAACATTCAGCAAGAACGTGTTTCTCGATTCCTTCCCTTGGCAAAAAAATACAGCAAGGACGAAGAATCTCTGGCTTTGCTCGCCATGTTGCTTGATGAACTTTATCAGCCCACCCTGCACGGCAAACCCGTAGATCCCACTCTCGCAAAAGAACCATCTGGCAACTCTCGGCCCACAAAAAATACGCCCGCCAGAAAGCCTCAAAAACGAGAGGAAAAACCAGCCCCGCGTGAGCGTACAGTCGCAAAACGCGCTCCCAAACCAAAGGAAACGGAAAAGCCTGTCAAAAAACAACCGGCCAAAGAAAAACTTGCCAGTGAGCCAATACGCGAACCCGCTCCCAGGGAACAACTGCAGGCCGAGGACGAAACGGCTTCAAAATCCAGGCCCAAACCCAGACGACGTCGCCGACGCAGAAAAAAACCTTCCAGCAGTTAA